In the genome of Nitrospira japonica, one region contains:
- a CDS encoding FkbM family methyltransferase, producing the protein MILRTRQLLKRIAGPAFAPKVRLLLGMIDKNQFYDVLSYEVMKKCLKERSVCVDVGCHAGSFLRWMMEMAPKGTFFAFEPLPELYKRLSDSFTFPPVRVFNLALSDRADVVSFNYVVSNPAYSGLLKRRYDRPNETDCTITVPTDRLDSIIGEHDCVDFIKIDVEGAEFQVLRGGARTINRCKPIIVFEHGIGAADCYGTRPEQIYDLLCDECGLGISLLDGWLVGRQPLSRDGFCEQFNKGLNYYFIAHPVSL; encoded by the coding sequence GTGATTCTCCGTACAAGACAATTACTGAAACGGATTGCCGGGCCTGCGTTCGCTCCGAAAGTTCGCCTATTGCTCGGCATGATCGACAAGAATCAATTCTACGACGTTCTGTCCTATGAGGTAATGAAGAAGTGCCTGAAGGAGCGATCCGTTTGCGTGGATGTTGGATGCCATGCAGGCTCGTTTCTTCGGTGGATGATGGAGATGGCTCCGAAGGGAACATTTTTTGCGTTCGAACCCTTGCCGGAGCTGTATAAGAGACTTTCGGATTCATTTACGTTTCCTCCCGTAAGAGTGTTTAATCTTGCCTTGAGTGATCGTGCAGATGTCGTGTCATTTAACTATGTCGTTTCGAATCCTGCGTACAGCGGTTTGCTCAAGCGAAGATACGATCGCCCCAACGAAACGGATTGCACGATTACCGTACCCACCGACCGCCTGGATTCGATAATCGGCGAGCATGATTGCGTCGATTTCATTAAAATAGATGTTGAAGGTGCTGAGTTTCAGGTGCTCCGAGGAGGCGCCCGTACGATCAACAGGTGCAAGCCGATTATTGTGTTCGAGCACGGAATTGGTGCAGCGGATTGCTACGGGACGAGGCCCGAGCAGATATACGATCTTCTTTGTGATGAATGCGGTCTTGGTATTTCGCTTCTGGATGGCTGGCTGGTTGGTCGACAGCCGCTATCGCGGGATGGATTTTGCGAACAGTTTAATAAGGGCCTAAACTACTACTTTATTGCTCATCCTGTTTCTCTCTGA
- a CDS encoding glycosyltransferase yields the protein MFEPLVSVIIPTYNSQDYIREAVDTVLKQTYANLEIIIVDSSTDDTKQALERYGEKVRYFYQEPKGVSAARNFGLRQARGSLVAFQDADDRWLPGRIEAQILALRHFPDAALVFSDYAMFDHSGVILPSACWPHFKIWLEEHRVTEGDLAYGQLYWELMLGNCIGTCAVLAAKDVLEEFGGFDETFKTCEDLDLWLRVSTKHSFLYIDKVLAEYRVHSSGLSGAQDTRDMTWALDRARVREKHLRADLVPQDLRSRVERLQGKDCWELGIACLDRGDRPLARTLFSMGLRYRPFDILTWLYIGFSLLPNSFIAIGKRMKRGIHQGPAWSSEKLK from the coding sequence ATGTTCGAGCCATTGGTCAGCGTAATCATTCCCACATATAACTCCCAAGATTATATTCGGGAGGCGGTCGATACGGTTCTGAAACAGACGTATGCAAACCTCGAAATTATCATTGTCGATAGTTCAACTGATGATACCAAGCAAGCACTTGAGCGGTACGGTGAGAAAGTCCGCTATTTCTATCAAGAACCGAAAGGCGTTTCAGCGGCTAGGAACTTCGGCCTAAGGCAGGCCCGTGGGTCTCTTGTCGCATTTCAGGATGCAGATGACCGCTGGCTCCCCGGAAGGATCGAGGCTCAGATTCTCGCGCTGCGACATTTTCCCGATGCTGCACTGGTATTTTCTGACTACGCCATGTTCGACCACTCCGGAGTAATCCTGCCTTCTGCCTGCTGGCCGCATTTTAAGATCTGGCTTGAAGAACACAGAGTAACTGAAGGTGACCTTGCCTATGGTCAGTTGTACTGGGAGCTGATGTTGGGTAACTGCATCGGCACCTGTGCCGTGTTGGCCGCGAAAGACGTGCTTGAGGAATTCGGTGGATTTGATGAGACCTTCAAGACCTGCGAGGACCTGGACTTGTGGCTTCGGGTATCTACGAAACACTCTTTTCTGTATATCGACAAGGTTCTCGCGGAGTATCGAGTGCACTCCTCTGGACTATCGGGGGCGCAAGATACCAGAGACATGACCTGGGCACTTGATCGGGCGCGAGTTCGAGAGAAACATCTTCGAGCGGACTTGGTTCCTCAAGACTTGCGTTCTCGTGTAGAACGATTGCAGGGGAAGGATTGCTGGGAGTTGGGGATTGCGTGTCTGGACCGCGGCGACCGACCATTGGCCAGAACTCTCTTCAGCATGGGCCTCCGATATCGCCCCTTCGATATCCTGACGTGGCTGTATATCGGGTTCAGCCTTCTTCCCAATTCATTCATTGCTATCGGTAAGCGTATGAAACGGGGGATCCACCAAGGTCCGGCTTGGAGTTCTGAAAAGCTGAAATGA
- a CDS encoding glycosyltransferase family 2 protein, whose amino-acid sequence MMESYPKITVVTPCYNHGRFIEQTITSILDQNYPNLEYIVMDGGSTDNSVQVIEKYQKHLAYWISEKDRGQSHAINKGFHHSTGEVMTWLNSDDCVEPGSLHLIADHVRRYPKIGAFVGHGRIVDTTGREIYFRKAGELTFERFCQWLDGGDFLQPSCFFRRSAWELVGPLDEHTHIAFDVDYWLRMAKCGVQFQAVEALLSTSLSHGTAKTTAFRHHMVIDTAVVVIRAGGEKYVRKRLDEMATQFSYYEANYNMIINHPVVKAVLPLVRLFIKPAARWKDVTPWW is encoded by the coding sequence ATGATGGAATCGTACCCTAAAATTACCGTCGTAACTCCCTGCTATAATCATGGTCGATTTATCGAGCAGACCATCACGTCCATCCTCGATCAAAACTATCCCAATCTCGAATATATCGTGATGGACGGTGGAAGTACCGATAATAGCGTCCAAGTCATTGAGAAATATCAGAAACATCTGGCTTACTGGATAAGCGAGAAAGACCGAGGGCAAAGTCATGCTATCAACAAGGGATTTCACCACTCGACTGGAGAGGTGATGACATGGCTTAACTCTGATGATTGCGTGGAGCCGGGCTCTCTGCACCTGATCGCCGACCATGTCCGCCGATACCCCAAGATTGGCGCCTTTGTGGGTCACGGGAGAATCGTAGATACCACCGGGCGGGAGATATATTTTAGAAAAGCAGGGGAACTCACATTCGAGCGGTTTTGTCAGTGGTTGGATGGCGGGGATTTTCTGCAGCCATCTTGCTTTTTCCGGCGATCGGCATGGGAACTTGTCGGCCCGCTTGACGAACACACACATATTGCATTTGATGTGGATTATTGGCTACGGATGGCTAAATGCGGCGTACAGTTCCAAGCCGTTGAAGCTCTCTTATCTACTTCCCTCTCACATGGAACCGCGAAGACAACCGCGTTTAGGCATCATATGGTTATCGATACGGCGGTGGTGGTGATCAGGGCGGGAGGAGAAAAGTATGTTCGGAAACGGCTGGACGAGATGGCGACCCAGTTCTCCTATTACGAGGCGAATTACAACATGATCATAAATCACCCGGTCGTGAAAGCGGTCCTGCCGCTTGTCCGGCTATTCATAAAGCCTGCCGCTCGATGGAAAGATGTGACCCCATGGTGGTAA